One genomic segment of Brevibacillus laterosporus LMG 15441 includes these proteins:
- a CDS encoding restriction endonuclease, with product MSIWLFRAGSNGEYESKFLNDKRIYLTWDDLDINLKNLNKKEDLYMFLVDKYDLEKEKTAINWASQIYPIAHRMEIGDWIVLPSKINRTIHFGKIVGDYNYDKSLGSPYYHYREVEWFAVDIPRDKFEQDILYSMGAFMTVCRIHKNNAEERIKIMYENNWNIKDKTIPQKIDESDDEIRFDLDEYIFDRISDYIIKKFKGHKMEILVEEILKAKGFTTYRGPEGADNGVDILAASDILGFGSTKICVQVKTADSPIDRPTMDQLIGTMSNFNADYGLLVSWTGFKTSVIKEIPKQFFKVRLWDSKKIIEQLFENYDKLSEDIKTEIPLKRVWMLNIEE from the coding sequence TTGAGTATTTGGTTATTTAGAGCTGGATCAAATGGAGAATATGAAAGTAAGTTTTTGAATGACAAGAGAATATATCTAACTTGGGATGACTTAGATATAAATTTAAAAAATCTCAACAAAAAAGAAGATCTCTACATGTTTCTTGTAGACAAATATGATCTAGAAAAAGAAAAAACAGCGATAAATTGGGCCTCTCAAATCTATCCCATAGCCCATAGAATGGAAATAGGAGATTGGATTGTACTTCCAAGTAAGATTAATAGAACGATACATTTTGGGAAGATTGTAGGAGATTATAATTATGATAAAAGCTTAGGAAGTCCATATTACCATTACAGAGAAGTAGAATGGTTTGCAGTCGATATTCCAAGAGATAAATTTGAACAAGATATCTTATATTCAATGGGTGCTTTTATGACTGTATGTAGGATACATAAAAATAATGCAGAAGAAAGAATTAAGATAATGTATGAGAATAATTGGAATATAAAGGATAAAACTATACCTCAAAAAATTGATGAATCAGATGATGAGATACGATTTGATTTAGATGAGTACATATTTGATAGAATTTCTGATTATATAATCAAGAAATTTAAAGGCCATAAAATGGAGATTTTGGTTGAAGAAATATTAAAAGCCAAGGGATTTACAACCTATCGAGGTCCAGAAGGTGCAGATAATGGGGTAGATATCTTAGCAGCTTCTGATATTTTAGGATTTGGTTCAACAAAAATTTGTGTTCAAGTAAAAACCGCTGATTCACCTATTGATAGACCTACGATGGATCAATTAATAGGAACAATGAGTAACTTTAATGCCGACTATGGATTGTTGGTTTCCTGGACTGGATTCAAAACCTCTGTGATAAAAGAAATTCCAAAACAGTTTTTTAAGGTAAGACTATGGGATTCAAAGAAAATTATAGAACAACTCTTTGAAAATTACGATAAATTGAGTGAAGATATTAAAACTGAAATACCTTTAAAAAGGGTATGGATGTTAAATATAGAAGAATAA
- a CDS encoding helix-turn-helix domain-containing protein — translation MSDILASTTLGELIKETREEFGITLSELSRRTGVSKGIISKIESGETKRPELRNLKLIADTINIPYEEIIDRYVDVELRTDILETFLAEAVEIANISLLTKVALKFLGNPKKDTYTMLEHLYNLTSTLEDTEARLTLYNVIVKYARQHGVPKYIAKGLYQKYMIEIQNIKRVENTFRDGEEILYYTNFLSKEERISFYYQMAFHAHGIEKYEKCIELGKMGHAEDTTSNEIKERVALAICNSYFYMDKFFELEEHLQEYERLGYVFISERSKYLRAIILAKTGQHQEAVPLLKECVEEAPDNHRLHRVNQLLEVLHKIKDLSSLQQVLEHEEKNTFVKIITPYKYLELGKYFRHKGKYLLKCGKSDEGINAYLEGIQFLSNINAINGILDFSKEIFKHYCEQGKDLDLSLLKKLMEVYNMVNKGEKEGDN, via the coding sequence ATGTCTGATATTTTAGCTTCCACAACATTAGGGGAACTGATAAAAGAAACAAGAGAAGAATTTGGAATTACTTTGTCAGAATTATCAAGAAGAACAGGGGTTAGCAAAGGAATCATTTCCAAAATAGAATCAGGTGAAACAAAGCGTCCAGAACTAAGAAATCTCAAACTAATTGCAGATACTATAAACATACCTTACGAAGAAATTATTGATCGTTACGTTGATGTCGAACTACGTACTGATATCTTAGAGACATTTTTAGCAGAGGCCGTTGAAATTGCAAATATCTCATTACTTACAAAAGTAGCTTTAAAATTTCTTGGAAATCCTAAAAAAGATACTTACACAATGTTAGAACATCTGTATAACCTTACCTCTACGCTTGAAGACACTGAAGCAAGGTTAACTCTTTACAATGTCATTGTAAAATACGCAAGACAGCATGGAGTACCGAAGTATATAGCCAAGGGACTATATCAAAAATACATGATTGAAATTCAGAATATCAAAAGAGTAGAGAATACATTTAGAGACGGAGAAGAGATTTTATATTACACAAATTTTTTGAGCAAAGAAGAACGGATAAGTTTTTATTATCAAATGGCATTTCATGCACATGGTATCGAAAAGTATGAAAAGTGTATTGAACTCGGTAAAATGGGACATGCCGAAGACACAACAAGCAATGAGATAAAAGAACGTGTTGCTCTAGCAATTTGTAATTCTTATTTCTATATGGATAAATTTTTTGAGTTAGAGGAACATCTTCAAGAATATGAGAGGTTGGGTTATGTTTTTATATCTGAACGTTCTAAATATTTACGTGCAATTATACTCGCAAAAACTGGACAACATCAGGAGGCCGTTCCTTTGTTAAAAGAATGTGTGGAAGAAGCTCCTGATAACCATCGATTACATAGGGTTAATCAATTATTAGAAGTATTACATAAAATAAAAGATCTAAGTTCTCTACAGCAGGTTTTAGAACATGAAGAGAAGAATACCTTTGTCAAAATTATTACACCTTATAAGTATTTAGAGTTGGGTAAATATTTCAGGCACAAAGGGAAGTACCTTTTAAAATGTGGCAAGTCTGATGAAGGAATAAACGCGTATCTTGAAGGAATACAATTTCTTAGCAATATTAACGCTATAAATGGCATCTTAGATTTTTCTAAAGAAATTTTTAAGCATTATTGTGAACAAGGAAAAGATTTAGATTTATCTCTTCTGAAAAAACTAATGGAAGTATATAATATGGTAAATAAAGGTGAAAAGGAGGGGGATAATTGA